Proteins co-encoded in one Oncorhynchus masou masou isolate Uvic2021 chromosome 22, UVic_Omas_1.1, whole genome shotgun sequence genomic window:
- the LOC135509351 gene encoding tropomyosin alpha-1 chain-like isoform X12, producing MDAIKKKMQMLKLDKENALDRAEGAEGDKKAAEDKSKQLEDDLVALQKKLKGTEDELDKYSESLKDAQEKLEVAEKTATDAEADVASLNRRIQLVEEELDRAQERLATALTKLEEAEKAADESERGMKVIENRASKDEEKMELQDIQLKEAKHIAEEADRKYEEVARKLVIIESDLERTEERAELSEGRIRRAEDELRVLEQSLKSLTASEAKYSQKEDKYEEEIKVLTDKLKEAETRAEFAERSVAKLEKTIDDLEEKLAHAKEENLDMHQMLDQTLMELNNM from the exons ATGGATGCCATCAAGAAGAAGATGCAGATGCTCAAGCTCGACAAGGAGAATGCCTTGGACAGAGCTGAGGGAGCCGAGGGAGACAAGAAGGCAGCAGAGGACAAGAGCAAACAG CTCGAGGATGACTTGGTAGCTCTGCAGAAGAAGCTGAAGGGAACAGAGGATGAGTTGGACAAGTACTCCGAGTCTCTTAAGGATGCCCAGGAGAAACTTGAGGTGGCTGAGAAGACAGCCACGGAC gCTGAGGCCGATGTCGCTTCCCTTAACAGACGTATCCAGCTAGTTGAGGAGGAGTTGGATCGTGCTCAGGAGCGTCTGGCAACTGCCCTGACCAAGCTGGAGGAGGCTGAGAAGGCGGCTGACGAGTCCGAGAG AGGCATGAAGGTCATTGAGAACAGGGCCTCCAAGGATGAGGAGAAGATGGAGCTGCAGGATATCCAGCTGAAGGAGGCCAAGCACATCGCTGAGGAGGCTGACCGCAAATATGAGGAG GTTGCCCGTAAGCTGGTCATCATTGAGAGTGATCTGGAACGTACAGAAGAGCGCGCCGAGCTTTCAGAAGG ACGGATTCGAAGAGCGGAGGACGAGCTAAGAGTTTTGGAACAAAGCTTAAAATCACTTACAGCTTCCGAGGCAAAG TACTCACAGAAGGAGGACAAGTACGAGGAGGAGATCAAGGTCCTCACTGACAAGCTGAAGGAG GCTGAGACTCGTGCTGAGTTCGCTGAGAGATCAGTAGCCAAACTTGAGAAGACCATCGACGACTTGGAAG AGAAACTGGCACATGCTAAAGAAGAGAACCTCGATATGCACCAGATGCTGGACCAGACTCTAATGGAACTAAATAACATGTGA
- the LOC135509351 gene encoding tropomyosin alpha-1 chain-like isoform X16 produces MDAIKKKMQMLKLDKENALDRAEGAEGDKKAAEDKSKQLEDEISELEKKLRITEDERDKVLDEFQAAEEKFLNAEEVATKLEDDLVALQKKLKGTEDELDKYSESLKDAQEKLEVAEKTATDAEADVASLNRRIQLVEEELDRAQERLATALTKLEEAEKAADESERGMKVIENRASKDEEKMELQDIQLKEAKHIAEEADRKYEEVARKLVIIESDLERTEERAELSEGKCSELEEELKTVTNNLKSLEAQAEKYSQKEDKYEEEIKVLTDKLKEAETRAEFAERSVAKLEKTIDDLEEKLAHAKEENLDMHQMLDQTLMELNNM; encoded by the exons ATGGATGCCATCAAGAAGAAGATGCAGATGCTCAAGCTCGACAAGGAGAATGCCTTGGACAGAGCTGAGGGAGCCGAGGGAGACAAGAAGGCAGCAGAGGACAAGAGCAAACAG TTAGAGGATGAAATAAGTGAATTGGAAAAGAAATTACGGATCACCGAAGATGAACGTGATAAAGTGCTTGATGAGTTCCAAGCCGCCGAGGAAAAGTTTCTGAACGCCGAGGAGGTGGCCACCAAG CTCGAGGATGACTTGGTAGCTCTGCAGAAGAAGCTGAAGGGAACAGAGGATGAGTTGGACAAGTACTCCGAGTCTCTTAAGGATGCCCAGGAGAAACTTGAGGTGGCTGAGAAGACAGCCACGGAC gCTGAGGCCGATGTCGCTTCCCTTAACAGACGTATCCAGCTAGTTGAGGAGGAGTTGGATCGTGCTCAGGAGCGTCTGGCAACTGCCCTGACCAAGCTGGAGGAGGCTGAGAAGGCGGCTGACGAGTCCGAGAG AGGCATGAAGGTCATTGAGAACAGGGCCTCCAAGGATGAGGAGAAGATGGAGCTGCAGGATATCCAGCTGAAGGAGGCCAAGCACATCGCTGAGGAGGCTGACCGCAAATATGAGGAG GTTGCCCGTAAGCTGGTCATCATTGAGAGTGATCTGGAACGTACAGAAGAGCGCGCCGAGCTTTCAGAAGG CAAATGCTCTGAGCTTGAGGAAGAGTTGAAAACTGTGACCAACAACCTGAAGTCACTGGAGGCCCAGGCTGAGAAG TACTCACAGAAGGAGGACAAGTACGAGGAGGAGATCAAGGTCCTCACTGACAAGCTGAAGGAG GCTGAGACTCGTGCTGAGTTCGCTGAGAGATCAGTAGCCAAACTTGAGAAGACCATCGACGACTTGGAAG AGAAACTGGCACATGCTAAAGAAGAGAACCTCGATATGCACCAGATGCTGGACCAGACTCTAATGGAACTAAATAACATGTGA
- the LOC135509351 gene encoding tropomyosin alpha-1 chain-like isoform X9 — MDAIKKKMQMLKLDKENALDRAEGAEGDKKAAEDKSKQLEDEISELEKKLRITEDERDKVLDEFQAAEEKFLNAEEVATKAEADVASLNRRIQLVEEELDRAQERLATALTKLEEAEKAADESERGMKVIENRASKDEEKMELQDIQLKEAKHIAEEADRKYEEVARKLVIIESDLERTEERAELSEGKCSELEEELKTVTNNLKSLEAQAEKYSQKEDKYEEEIKVLTDKLKEAETRAEFAERSVAKLEKTIDDLEEKLAHAKEENLDMHQMLDQTLMELNNM; from the exons ATGGATGCCATCAAGAAGAAGATGCAGATGCTCAAGCTCGACAAGGAGAATGCCTTGGACAGAGCTGAGGGAGCCGAGGGAGACAAGAAGGCAGCAGAGGACAAGAGCAAACAG TTAGAGGATGAAATAAGTGAATTGGAAAAGAAATTACGGATCACCGAAGATGAACGTGATAAAGTGCTTGATGAGTTCCAAGCCGCCGAGGAAAAGTTTCTGAACGCCGAGGAGGTGGCCACCAAG gCTGAGGCCGATGTCGCTTCCCTTAACAGACGTATCCAGCTAGTTGAGGAGGAGTTGGATCGTGCTCAGGAGCGTCTGGCAACTGCCCTGACCAAGCTGGAGGAGGCTGAGAAGGCGGCTGACGAGTCCGAGAG AGGCATGAAGGTCATTGAGAACAGGGCCTCCAAGGATGAGGAGAAGATGGAGCTGCAGGATATCCAGCTGAAGGAGGCCAAGCACATCGCTGAGGAGGCTGACCGCAAATATGAGGAG GTTGCCCGTAAGCTGGTCATCATTGAGAGTGATCTGGAACGTACAGAAGAGCGCGCCGAGCTTTCAGAAGG CAAATGCTCTGAGCTTGAGGAAGAGTTGAAAACTGTGACCAACAACCTGAAGTCACTGGAGGCCCAGGCTGAGAAG TACTCACAGAAGGAGGACAAGTACGAGGAGGAGATCAAGGTCCTCACTGACAAGCTGAAGGAG GCTGAGACTCGTGCTGAGTTCGCTGAGAGATCAGTAGCCAAACTTGAGAAGACCATCGACGACTTGGAAG AGAAACTGGCACATGCTAAAGAAGAGAACCTCGATATGCACCAGATGCTGGACCAGACTCTAATGGAACTAAATAACATGTGA
- the LOC135509351 gene encoding tropomyosin alpha-4 chain-like isoform X2, with protein MVTSGVNVQLLLCALLTDDSSTVGSLPPGTFQGVVALRFHFKESVNVVFFEIMTGLTSLEAIKRKIKTLQQQADGAEERAERLQRELGLERKIRESAEADVASLNRRIQLVEEELDRAQERLATALTKLEEAEKAADESERGMKVIENRASKDEEKMELQDIQLKEAKHIAEEADRKYEEVARKLVIIESDLERTEERAELSEGKCSELEEELKTVTNNLKSLEAQAEKYSQKEDKYEEEIKVLTDKLKEAETRAEFAERSVAKLEKTIDDLEEKLAHAKEENLDMHQMLDQTLMELNNM; from the exons ATGGTTACTTCCGGTGTTAACGTTCAGTTATTGCTGTGTGCGCTCCTCACAGACGACTCGAGTACCGTGGGCAGCCTCCCTCCAGGTACATTCCAGGGCGTTGTAGCGCTCCGTTTCCATTTCAAGGAAAGTGTTAACGTAGTTTTCTTTGAAATAATGACCGGTTTAACATCACTGGAGGCCATTAAACGGAAAATAAAAACCCTGCAACAGCAGGCAGACGGTGCTGAAGAGAGAGCTGAAAGACTACAGAGAGAATTGGGCTTGGAGAGGAAAATCAGAGAATCC gCTGAGGCCGATGTCGCTTCCCTTAACAGACGTATCCAGCTAGTTGAGGAGGAGTTGGATCGTGCTCAGGAGCGTCTGGCAACTGCCCTGACCAAGCTGGAGGAGGCTGAGAAGGCGGCTGACGAGTCCGAGAG AGGCATGAAGGTCATTGAGAACAGGGCCTCCAAGGATGAGGAGAAGATGGAGCTGCAGGATATCCAGCTGAAGGAGGCCAAGCACATCGCTGAGGAGGCTGACCGCAAATATGAGGAG GTTGCCCGTAAGCTGGTCATCATTGAGAGTGATCTGGAACGTACAGAAGAGCGCGCCGAGCTTTCAGAAGG CAAATGCTCTGAGCTTGAGGAAGAGTTGAAAACTGTGACCAACAACCTGAAGTCACTGGAGGCCCAGGCTGAGAAG TACTCACAGAAGGAGGACAAGTACGAGGAGGAGATCAAGGTCCTCACTGACAAGCTGAAGGAG GCTGAGACTCGTGCTGAGTTCGCTGAGAGATCAGTAGCCAAACTTGAGAAGACCATCGACGACTTGGAAG AGAAACTGGCACATGCTAAAGAAGAGAACCTCGATATGCACCAGATGCTGGACCAGACTCTAATGGAACTAAATAACATGTGA
- the LOC135509351 gene encoding tropomyosin alpha-1 chain-like isoform X8, which translates to MDAIKKKMQMLKLDKENALDRAEGAEGDKKAAEDKSKQLEDDLVALQKKLKGTEDELDKYSESLKDAQEKLEVAEKTATDAEADVASLNRRIQLVEEELDRAQERLATALTKLEEAEKAADESERGMKVIENRASKDEEKMELQDIQLKEAKHIAEEADRKYEEVARKLVIIESDLERTEERAELSEGKCSELEEELKTVTNNLKSLEAQAEKYSQKEDKYEEEIKVLTDKLKEAETRAEFAERSVAKLEKTIDDLEEKLAHAKEENLDMHQMLDQTLMELNNM; encoded by the exons ATGGATGCCATCAAGAAGAAGATGCAGATGCTCAAGCTCGACAAGGAGAATGCCTTGGACAGAGCTGAGGGAGCCGAGGGAGACAAGAAGGCAGCAGAGGACAAGAGCAAACAG CTCGAGGATGACTTGGTAGCTCTGCAGAAGAAGCTGAAGGGAACAGAGGATGAGTTGGACAAGTACTCCGAGTCTCTTAAGGATGCCCAGGAGAAACTTGAGGTGGCTGAGAAGACAGCCACGGAC gCTGAGGCCGATGTCGCTTCCCTTAACAGACGTATCCAGCTAGTTGAGGAGGAGTTGGATCGTGCTCAGGAGCGTCTGGCAACTGCCCTGACCAAGCTGGAGGAGGCTGAGAAGGCGGCTGACGAGTCCGAGAG AGGCATGAAGGTCATTGAGAACAGGGCCTCCAAGGATGAGGAGAAGATGGAGCTGCAGGATATCCAGCTGAAGGAGGCCAAGCACATCGCTGAGGAGGCTGACCGCAAATATGAGGAG GTTGCCCGTAAGCTGGTCATCATTGAGAGTGATCTGGAACGTACAGAAGAGCGCGCCGAGCTTTCAGAAGG CAAATGCTCTGAGCTTGAGGAAGAGTTGAAAACTGTGACCAACAACCTGAAGTCACTGGAGGCCCAGGCTGAGAAG TACTCACAGAAGGAGGACAAGTACGAGGAGGAGATCAAGGTCCTCACTGACAAGCTGAAGGAG GCTGAGACTCGTGCTGAGTTCGCTGAGAGATCAGTAGCCAAACTTGAGAAGACCATCGACGACTTGGAAG AGAAACTGGCACATGCTAAAGAAGAGAACCTCGATATGCACCAGATGCTGGACCAGACTCTAATGGAACTAAATAACATGTGA
- the LOC135509351 gene encoding tropomyosin alpha-1 chain-like isoform X13 — translation MDAIKKKMQMLKLDKENALDRAEGAEGDKKAAEDKSKQLEDEISELEKKLRITEDERDKVLDEFQAAEEKFLNAEEVATKAEADVASLNRRIQLVEEELDRAQERLATALTKLEEAEKAADESERGMKVIENRASKDEEKMELQDIQLKEAKHIAEEADRKYEEVARKLVIIESDLERTEERAELSEGRIRRAEDELRVLEQSLKSLTASEAKYSQKEDKYEEEIKVLTDKLKEAETRAEFAERSVAKLEKTIDDLEEKLAHAKEENLDMHQMLDQTLMELNNM, via the exons ATGGATGCCATCAAGAAGAAGATGCAGATGCTCAAGCTCGACAAGGAGAATGCCTTGGACAGAGCTGAGGGAGCCGAGGGAGACAAGAAGGCAGCAGAGGACAAGAGCAAACAG TTAGAGGATGAAATAAGTGAATTGGAAAAGAAATTACGGATCACCGAAGATGAACGTGATAAAGTGCTTGATGAGTTCCAAGCCGCCGAGGAAAAGTTTCTGAACGCCGAGGAGGTGGCCACCAAG gCTGAGGCCGATGTCGCTTCCCTTAACAGACGTATCCAGCTAGTTGAGGAGGAGTTGGATCGTGCTCAGGAGCGTCTGGCAACTGCCCTGACCAAGCTGGAGGAGGCTGAGAAGGCGGCTGACGAGTCCGAGAG AGGCATGAAGGTCATTGAGAACAGGGCCTCCAAGGATGAGGAGAAGATGGAGCTGCAGGATATCCAGCTGAAGGAGGCCAAGCACATCGCTGAGGAGGCTGACCGCAAATATGAGGAG GTTGCCCGTAAGCTGGTCATCATTGAGAGTGATCTGGAACGTACAGAAGAGCGCGCCGAGCTTTCAGAAGG ACGGATTCGAAGAGCGGAGGACGAGCTAAGAGTTTTGGAACAAAGCTTAAAATCACTTACAGCTTCCGAGGCAAAG TACTCACAGAAGGAGGACAAGTACGAGGAGGAGATCAAGGTCCTCACTGACAAGCTGAAGGAG GCTGAGACTCGTGCTGAGTTCGCTGAGAGATCAGTAGCCAAACTTGAGAAGACCATCGACGACTTGGAAG AGAAACTGGCACATGCTAAAGAAGAGAACCTCGATATGCACCAGATGCTGGACCAGACTCTAATGGAACTAAATAACATGTGA
- the LOC135509351 gene encoding tropomyosin alpha-3 chain-like isoform X4, translated as MVTSGVNVQLLLCALLTDDSSTVGSLPPGTFQGVVALRFHFKESVNVVFFEIMTGLTSLEAIKRKIKTLQQQADGAEERAERLQRELGLERKIRESAEADVASLNRRIQLVEEELDRAQERLATALTKLEEAEKAADESERGMKVIENRASKDEEKMELQDIQLKEAKHIAEEADRKYEEVARKLVIIESDLERTEERAELSEGRIRRAEDELRVLEQSLKSLTASEAKYSQKEDKYEEEIKVLTDKLKEAETRAEFAERSVAKLEKTIDDLEEKLAHAKEENLDMHQMLDQTLMELNNM; from the exons ATGGTTACTTCCGGTGTTAACGTTCAGTTATTGCTGTGTGCGCTCCTCACAGACGACTCGAGTACCGTGGGCAGCCTCCCTCCAGGTACATTCCAGGGCGTTGTAGCGCTCCGTTTCCATTTCAAGGAAAGTGTTAACGTAGTTTTCTTTGAAATAATGACCGGTTTAACATCACTGGAGGCCATTAAACGGAAAATAAAAACCCTGCAACAGCAGGCAGACGGTGCTGAAGAGAGAGCTGAAAGACTACAGAGAGAATTGGGCTTGGAGAGGAAAATCAGAGAATCC gCTGAGGCCGATGTCGCTTCCCTTAACAGACGTATCCAGCTAGTTGAGGAGGAGTTGGATCGTGCTCAGGAGCGTCTGGCAACTGCCCTGACCAAGCTGGAGGAGGCTGAGAAGGCGGCTGACGAGTCCGAGAG AGGCATGAAGGTCATTGAGAACAGGGCCTCCAAGGATGAGGAGAAGATGGAGCTGCAGGATATCCAGCTGAAGGAGGCCAAGCACATCGCTGAGGAGGCTGACCGCAAATATGAGGAG GTTGCCCGTAAGCTGGTCATCATTGAGAGTGATCTGGAACGTACAGAAGAGCGCGCCGAGCTTTCAGAAGG ACGGATTCGAAGAGCGGAGGACGAGCTAAGAGTTTTGGAACAAAGCTTAAAATCACTTACAGCTTCCGAGGCAAAG TACTCACAGAAGGAGGACAAGTACGAGGAGGAGATCAAGGTCCTCACTGACAAGCTGAAGGAG GCTGAGACTCGTGCTGAGTTCGCTGAGAGATCAGTAGCCAAACTTGAGAAGACCATCGACGACTTGGAAG AGAAACTGGCACATGCTAAAGAAGAGAACCTCGATATGCACCAGATGCTGGACCAGACTCTAATGGAACTAAATAACATGTGA
- the LOC135509351 gene encoding tropomyosin alpha-1 chain-like isoform X19 has translation MDAIKKKMQMLKLDKENALDRAEGAEGDKKAAEDKSKQLEDDLVALQKKLKGTEDELDKYSESLKDAQEKLEVAEKTATDAEADVASLNRRIQLVEEELDRAQERLATALTKLEEAEKAADESERGMKVIENRASKDEEKMELQDIQLKEAKHIAEEADRKYEEVARKLVIIESDLERTEERAELSEGKCSELEEELKTVTNNLKSLEAQAEKYSQKEDKYEEEIKVLTDKLKEAETRAEFAERSVAKLEKTIDDLEDRLYQQLDNNRLLSNELRVALNED, from the exons ATGGATGCCATCAAGAAGAAGATGCAGATGCTCAAGCTCGACAAGGAGAATGCCTTGGACAGAGCTGAGGGAGCCGAGGGAGACAAGAAGGCAGCAGAGGACAAGAGCAAACAG CTCGAGGATGACTTGGTAGCTCTGCAGAAGAAGCTGAAGGGAACAGAGGATGAGTTGGACAAGTACTCCGAGTCTCTTAAGGATGCCCAGGAGAAACTTGAGGTGGCTGAGAAGACAGCCACGGAC gCTGAGGCCGATGTCGCTTCCCTTAACAGACGTATCCAGCTAGTTGAGGAGGAGTTGGATCGTGCTCAGGAGCGTCTGGCAACTGCCCTGACCAAGCTGGAGGAGGCTGAGAAGGCGGCTGACGAGTCCGAGAG AGGCATGAAGGTCATTGAGAACAGGGCCTCCAAGGATGAGGAGAAGATGGAGCTGCAGGATATCCAGCTGAAGGAGGCCAAGCACATCGCTGAGGAGGCTGACCGCAAATATGAGGAG GTTGCCCGTAAGCTGGTCATCATTGAGAGTGATCTGGAACGTACAGAAGAGCGCGCCGAGCTTTCAGAAGG CAAATGCTCTGAGCTTGAGGAAGAGTTGAAAACTGTGACCAACAACCTGAAGTCACTGGAGGCCCAGGCTGAGAAG TACTCACAGAAGGAGGACAAGTACGAGGAGGAGATCAAGGTCCTCACTGACAAGCTGAAGGAG GCTGAGACTCGTGCTGAGTTCGCTGAGAGATCAGTAGCCAAACTTGAGAAGACCATCGACGACTTGGAAG ATCGCCTCTACCAGCAACTTGACAACAACCGCCTTCTTTCTAACGAACTAAGAGTGGCCTTGAATGAGGACTAA
- the LOC135509351 gene encoding tropomyosin alpha-1 chain-like isoform X22, which yields MDAIKKKMQMLKLDKENALDRAEGAEGDKKAAEDKSKQLEDEISELEKKLRITEDERDKVLDEFQAAEEKFLNAEEVATKAEADVASLNRRIQLVEEELDRAQERLATALTKLEEAEKAADESERGMKVIENRASKDEEKMELQDIQLKEAKHIAEEADRKYEEVARKLVIIESDLERTEERAELSEGKCSELEEELKTVTNNLKSLEAQAEKYSQKEDKYEEEIKVLTDKLKEAETRAEFAERSVAKLEKTIDDLEDRLYQQLDNNRLLSNELRVALNED from the exons ATGGATGCCATCAAGAAGAAGATGCAGATGCTCAAGCTCGACAAGGAGAATGCCTTGGACAGAGCTGAGGGAGCCGAGGGAGACAAGAAGGCAGCAGAGGACAAGAGCAAACAG TTAGAGGATGAAATAAGTGAATTGGAAAAGAAATTACGGATCACCGAAGATGAACGTGATAAAGTGCTTGATGAGTTCCAAGCCGCCGAGGAAAAGTTTCTGAACGCCGAGGAGGTGGCCACCAAG gCTGAGGCCGATGTCGCTTCCCTTAACAGACGTATCCAGCTAGTTGAGGAGGAGTTGGATCGTGCTCAGGAGCGTCTGGCAACTGCCCTGACCAAGCTGGAGGAGGCTGAGAAGGCGGCTGACGAGTCCGAGAG AGGCATGAAGGTCATTGAGAACAGGGCCTCCAAGGATGAGGAGAAGATGGAGCTGCAGGATATCCAGCTGAAGGAGGCCAAGCACATCGCTGAGGAGGCTGACCGCAAATATGAGGAG GTTGCCCGTAAGCTGGTCATCATTGAGAGTGATCTGGAACGTACAGAAGAGCGCGCCGAGCTTTCAGAAGG CAAATGCTCTGAGCTTGAGGAAGAGTTGAAAACTGTGACCAACAACCTGAAGTCACTGGAGGCCCAGGCTGAGAAG TACTCACAGAAGGAGGACAAGTACGAGGAGGAGATCAAGGTCCTCACTGACAAGCTGAAGGAG GCTGAGACTCGTGCTGAGTTCGCTGAGAGATCAGTAGCCAAACTTGAGAAGACCATCGACGACTTGGAAG ATCGCCTCTACCAGCAACTTGACAACAACCGCCTTCTTTCTAACGAACTAAGAGTGGCCTTGAATGAGGACTAA
- the LOC135509351 gene encoding tropomyosin alpha-1 chain-like isoform X20, whose protein sequence is MDAIKKKMQMLKLDKENALDRAEGAEGDKKAAEDKSKQLEDEISELEKKLRITEDERDKVLDEFQAAEEKFLNAEEVATKAEADVASLNRRIQLVEEELDRAQERLATALTKLEEAEKAADESERGMKVIENRASKDEEKMELQDIQLKEAKHIAEEADRKYEEVARKLVIIESDLERTEERAELSEGRIRRAEDELRVLEQSLKSLTASEAKYSQKEDKYEEEIKVLTDKLKEAETRAEFAERSVAKLEKTIDDLEDRLYQQLDNNRLLSNELRVALNED, encoded by the exons ATGGATGCCATCAAGAAGAAGATGCAGATGCTCAAGCTCGACAAGGAGAATGCCTTGGACAGAGCTGAGGGAGCCGAGGGAGACAAGAAGGCAGCAGAGGACAAGAGCAAACAG TTAGAGGATGAAATAAGTGAATTGGAAAAGAAATTACGGATCACCGAAGATGAACGTGATAAAGTGCTTGATGAGTTCCAAGCCGCCGAGGAAAAGTTTCTGAACGCCGAGGAGGTGGCCACCAAG gCTGAGGCCGATGTCGCTTCCCTTAACAGACGTATCCAGCTAGTTGAGGAGGAGTTGGATCGTGCTCAGGAGCGTCTGGCAACTGCCCTGACCAAGCTGGAGGAGGCTGAGAAGGCGGCTGACGAGTCCGAGAG AGGCATGAAGGTCATTGAGAACAGGGCCTCCAAGGATGAGGAGAAGATGGAGCTGCAGGATATCCAGCTGAAGGAGGCCAAGCACATCGCTGAGGAGGCTGACCGCAAATATGAGGAG GTTGCCCGTAAGCTGGTCATCATTGAGAGTGATCTGGAACGTACAGAAGAGCGCGCCGAGCTTTCAGAAGG ACGGATTCGAAGAGCGGAGGACGAGCTAAGAGTTTTGGAACAAAGCTTAAAATCACTTACAGCTTCCGAGGCAAAG TACTCACAGAAGGAGGACAAGTACGAGGAGGAGATCAAGGTCCTCACTGACAAGCTGAAGGAG GCTGAGACTCGTGCTGAGTTCGCTGAGAGATCAGTAGCCAAACTTGAGAAGACCATCGACGACTTGGAAG ATCGCCTCTACCAGCAACTTGACAACAACCGCCTTCTTTCTAACGAACTAAGAGTGGCCTTGAATGAGGACTAA
- the LOC135509351 gene encoding tropomyosin alpha-1 chain-like isoform X21: protein MDAIKKKMQMLKLDKENALDRAEGAEGDKKAAEDKSKQLEDDLVALQKKLKGTEDELDKYSESLKDAQEKLEVAEKTATDAEADVASLNRRIQLVEEELDRAQERLATALTKLEEAEKAADESERGMKVIENRASKDEEKMELQDIQLKEAKHIAEEADRKYEEVARKLVIIESDLERTEERAELSEGRIRRAEDELRVLEQSLKSLTASEAKYSQKEDKYEEEIKVLTDKLKEAETRAEFAERSVAKLEKTIDDLEDRLYQQLDNNRLLSNELRVALNED, encoded by the exons ATGGATGCCATCAAGAAGAAGATGCAGATGCTCAAGCTCGACAAGGAGAATGCCTTGGACAGAGCTGAGGGAGCCGAGGGAGACAAGAAGGCAGCAGAGGACAAGAGCAAACAG CTCGAGGATGACTTGGTAGCTCTGCAGAAGAAGCTGAAGGGAACAGAGGATGAGTTGGACAAGTACTCCGAGTCTCTTAAGGATGCCCAGGAGAAACTTGAGGTGGCTGAGAAGACAGCCACGGAC gCTGAGGCCGATGTCGCTTCCCTTAACAGACGTATCCAGCTAGTTGAGGAGGAGTTGGATCGTGCTCAGGAGCGTCTGGCAACTGCCCTGACCAAGCTGGAGGAGGCTGAGAAGGCGGCTGACGAGTCCGAGAG AGGCATGAAGGTCATTGAGAACAGGGCCTCCAAGGATGAGGAGAAGATGGAGCTGCAGGATATCCAGCTGAAGGAGGCCAAGCACATCGCTGAGGAGGCTGACCGCAAATATGAGGAG GTTGCCCGTAAGCTGGTCATCATTGAGAGTGATCTGGAACGTACAGAAGAGCGCGCCGAGCTTTCAGAAGG ACGGATTCGAAGAGCGGAGGACGAGCTAAGAGTTTTGGAACAAAGCTTAAAATCACTTACAGCTTCCGAGGCAAAG TACTCACAGAAGGAGGACAAGTACGAGGAGGAGATCAAGGTCCTCACTGACAAGCTGAAGGAG GCTGAGACTCGTGCTGAGTTCGCTGAGAGATCAGTAGCCAAACTTGAGAAGACCATCGACGACTTGGAAG ATCGCCTCTACCAGCAACTTGACAACAACCGCCTTCTTTCTAACGAACTAAGAGTGGCCTTGAATGAGGACTAA